The DNA segment aagggaaaacatattttccctaacacctgaaattttcatttggatttgtgaattattctaggaacaatgtatatacaagaaagatcttttttttattatttgtagcatttggggtgaccCCTCTCGAtgatgtcaccatgatttggtcgatctttttgacGGTTCCACCCctaagtgtcaacacctttgagtgtgtccccagtattaaataactttgaaaatcatatcatatccctcaagctagaaagacaaactttttgtagatgtagctctcagggtgtcacccccttttagggtgtcaccctgagcagacactccccccccccccatactgcactccaaatgtcttattttgtatgcttatgataacatatatgtagatttacacataaaagtatatttgcgtgctcgaatacaaagtttaatttatatattcataaagtaaggcaaaattggacagttttcaaagctatggtgaggcaaaattggacaggcaactttctcacttttttcttggcgaggcaaaattggacaatcttggattgcggacacaaaaatttatgtaagtccataatttttttttatagcatatttatattgatagtgaccacaaattgtcataatttggaaatttcgcgttgctgcttaacggagatacagacgtgtccataattgcctcgctgtccaaaattgcctcgcctccaagatattttttttattgatgagatataggaatttctaattctctgatgattatgagacaaactatttttatagatgagacctccctcttttgaaagcatgtttgatttttggtcataaattattaatacagattttgtacaaaggttcctaaaaaggtgtccaaaattgcctcaccttactatactacattggatccttctctctgattacggtttactttccttttgcctactcatacaccgaatagtctggcctattttttttacagattcttctctgtcctcatacacctgacaacacttcttctttcttctttgtctacatctttttcccacttgtatgtggggtcgatgtttctggtcagctttctccatctacctctgtcccacacctcatcaccggttaatccctttgctcgaaggtcatccttgatacagtccacccaccttcgctttggtctccccctccttctcgttccctgtaccttcatttccattactctcctcccaatatactgttcatctcttctcatgacatgactgtaccacctcagtctactttctttggatcttatctgatagttttctaactcttgtggtacccctaattacctcattccgtatcttatctcttcttgtcaccccttacatccatctcaacattctcatctctgccacatccatcttcttctcttctgtcttctttattgcccacgtctccgctccatacatcattgccggtctcacaacagtcctgtgtactttacctttcaacttaacccctattctcctgtcgcatagtactccacgcacttttttccaattcttccatcctgtttgtattctgtggtttatttctgctccCATATCACCATcttctgtaactgttgatcctaaatgcctgaaattttcaactttttcaatctctctctccttttaaactaACTTCCCTTTTCTCGCCATTTTTTCAATCACAAattctctgtctttttcctgcttatCTTCAATCCCcgattttccatttctcttctccactcctccagtttctcttctccactcctccagtttctcttctccactcctccagtttctcttctactacctctcgcctagtgctacacagtataacatcaacagcaaaaagcatacaccaaggagactgatctataataccttgtgttactacaaccatgaccagatcaaataggtaaggagTCAATGCAAACCCGTGATGTAGTTCCACATTGACTGGGAAACTttttgttaggcctatactgctcttaacatttgcttctgccctttcatacatatcttgagtgattcttacgtatttctcagggactacCTTttttctcatacatctccacaactcctgacgtggtactcaatcgtatgccttctccagatcaatgaagaccatatgtaatcctttctgtttctcccgatgtttttctatcatatgcttcaaagcaaatattgcatctacagtccctcaTCCAGGCATAAattcaaattgttcctcaccaactGTTGTTTTGTCtatgagtctcttctcaatgatcttctcccatagtatggcttatcaactttatacctctgtagttgccacattcctggatgtctcccttccccttatagatgtgGATGATgaggcttcctctccattcctgtggcatcttttcctgattgaagatcttttgcatcaggtccAACTTTatacctctgtagttgccacattcccggatgtctcccttccccttgtaGATGTGGATGtttaggcttcctctccattcctgtggcatcttttcctgattgaagatcttttgcatcaggtccACCTTTatacctctgtagttgccacatccctggatgtctcccttccccttatagatgtggatgattaggcttcctctccattcctgtggcatcttttcctgattgaagatcttttgcatcaggtcccacaagacaTCTATGCCTTtttctccaagactcttccatacctctactggtatattatccagtcctgcagctttactatttttcatcttttttactgCTTGTACTACTTCTCttttagtcactcctatggtaactgcctcgtttgggagtccatcgtttgggagtccatcttcaaatactgtttttgagttctcattcaatagtccttcaaaataagttttccaacttcttttaatttcattctcttttgCTAGAACTAttccattgctatcttttatttgccttatctgcgtcaggtctttagatgcagcatctcgggccttagcaattcgtaatattttcttctctcttggtgtttccatctctttataggcTTCATCTAATGTAACGGCCTTCGCCTTAGCTACTGTTCTACTTGCTTATTTCTTTCCTTGCTTATAgtcttctttatcctgctcttgtcctgatagatctgccttcctcttggcttctttcttggtttatacccgttcttgcacctcttcattccaccaccacgattctttatcatttgggggtctttttcctgatgactttccaagtaatTCCCCGCCGATCCTTAGAATCATTTTACTATTCTCGGtacaccattcttgtacatcctcatgtaaccttattgcttccagcactcttttcataaacaagactctcagttctgcttctttcaatttccaccgcttaatctttgggtccattctcgtcgtTTTACttttcctacaattccttagtctgcaatcaattaccactaacctgtgttgcgctccTACACTcaccccatttatcaccttgcaatttttaACCTCCGTCAGATGATCTCTCTTACActgcagcaaatctatctggctctccctgccactcttactgtaagtaatcagtctgttaatctttttctcaaaggtgttgatcattgcaaGGTCGAAtgccactgcaaaatcaatcaaatcaatcactctttctcccccctcATTTCTCTTGCATCAAATAAAccaatgcagaaaagacaagtcttaTTTCTAGTGCCATG comes from the Palaemon carinicauda isolate YSFRI2023 chromosome 16, ASM3689809v2, whole genome shotgun sequence genome and includes:
- the LOC137655557 gene encoding uncharacterized protein; translated protein: MINTFEKKINRLITYSKSGRESQIDLLQCKRDHLTEVKNCKVINGVSVGAQHRLVVIDCRLRNCRKSKTTRMDPKIKRWKLKEAELRVLFMKRVLEAIRLHEDVQEWCTENSKMILRIGGELLGKSSGKRPPNDKESWWWNEEVQERV
- the LOC137655556 gene encoding uncharacterized protein, producing the protein METPREKKILRIAKARDAASKDLTQIRQIKDSNGIVLAKENEIKRSWKTYFEGLLNENSKTVFEDGLPNDGLPNEAVTIGVTKREVVQAVKKMKNSKAAGLDNIPVEVWKSLGEKGIDVLWDLMQKIFNQEKMPQEWRGSLIIHIYKGKGDIQGCGNYRGIKVDLMQKIFNQEKMPQEWRGSLNIHIYKGKGDIRECGNYRGIKLDLMQKIFNQEKMPQEWRGSLIIHIYKGKGDIQECGNYRGIKLISHTMGEDH